In the Sarcophilus harrisii chromosome 1, mSarHar1.11, whole genome shotgun sequence genome, one interval contains:
- the LOC100918873 gene encoding olfactory receptor 13D1-like, whose product MERTNRTAPNEFILLGFSKYPKLEIFFFVLCMIIYIVILFGNSVIIILSILDSHLHTPMYFFLSNLSFLDICYTSSFVPKMLVNFLSTRKSLSFSGCAAQMSISFAMGTTECILLAVMAYDRYVAICNPLRYPIVINRTVYVNLAALCWLIGGLDSLFQTILIMQLPFCGENVIDHFTCEILAVMHLACIDISLNELIMLVGAIIVTLIPLLLIIVSYVFILSTILKIRSAEGRNKAFSTCSAHLTVVIIFYGTILFIYMKPKSKASLTTDKLITLFYGIFTPMLNPIIYSLRNKDVNAAVKKVLSRNLSLWKL is encoded by the coding sequence atggaaaggaccaATAGGACAGCTCCAAATGAATTCATTCTCCTGGGATTTTCCAAATACCCCAaacttgagattttcttttttgtgttatgCATGATAATATATATAGTCATCCTGTTTGGAAACAGTGTCATTATCATACTGAGCATTCTGGATTCCCATCTTCACACCCCAATGTACTTCTTCCTCAGTAATCTCTCCTTCTTAGACATTTGTTACACATCTTCATTTGTGCCTAAAATGCTGGTGAACTTCCTGTCAACACGAAAATCTTTGTCCTTCTCAGGATGTGCAGCCCAGATGTCAATCTCCTTTGCCATGGGAACGACAGAGTGTATCCTGCTGGCTGTCATGGCTTATGACCGCTATGTGGCTATCTGTAACCCTCTAAGATATCCCATTGTCATAAACAGAACCGTTTATGTGAACCTGGCAGCTTTGTGCTGGCTAATAGGTGGTCTTGACTCTTTGTTTCAAACTATTCTTATCATGCAGTTGCCTTTTTGCGGGGAAAATGTCATTGACCATTTCACCTGTGAAATACTGGCTGTCATGCACCTAGCCTGTATTGACATCTCCCTAAATGAACTCATCATGCTGGTAGGAGCTATAATTGTCACTTTGATCCCTCTGCTATTAATCATTGTTTCTTATGTCTTCATCCTCTCCACCATTTTAAAGATCCGTTCTGCTGAGGGAAGAAACAAAGCCTTTTCTACCTGCTCAGCCCACCTGACCGTGGTGATCATCTTCTATGGGACAATCCTCTTCATATATATGAAGCCCAAGTCCAAAGCCTCACTGACCACAGATAAACTGATTACCTTGTTTTATGGGATTTTTACTCCAATGCTCAATCCCATCATCTATAGTCTGAGGAACAAGGATGTGAATGCTGCAGTGAAAAAAGTTCTAAGCAGAAATCTGTCCTTGTGGAAACTGTGA